In a single window of the Bacillota bacterium genome:
- a CDS encoding FdrA family protein: protein AAKALRRGFHVMLFSDNVSIEDELRLKLLAREKGLLLMGPDCGTAIINGVPLGFANAVRRGTIGIVGAAGTGIQQVSVLIDRLEAGISQAVGTGGRDVSARVGGIAMLQGLAALEADEGTRVIVLVAKPPAPETAEAVLAAVANCEKPVVVVFLGGNREAIRRAGGYAADTLEEAAVMAVALDRGESAFEAVRDAGVELTSVARQEVDRMAPGQKFLRGLYSGGTLCDEAMLLLRERVGPVYSNTPLEPGWRLRDSWVSTGDTVVDLGDDEFTRGRPHPMIDPALRLQRLEREASDPEVAVVLLDVVLGYGAHPDPGSVLAEGVVRAKELAASQGRYLSVVASVCGTRGDPQDLDRQEAVLRAAGVVLQPSNARAARLAGLIASMARARS, encoded by the coding sequence GGCGGCCAAAGCGCTCCGCAGGGGATTCCACGTAATGTTGTTCAGCGACAACGTCAGCATCGAGGACGAGTTGCGGCTTAAGTTGCTCGCCCGTGAAAAGGGCCTGCTCCTGATGGGACCGGACTGTGGCACGGCCATAATCAATGGCGTTCCTTTGGGGTTCGCAAATGCAGTCAGACGCGGCACCATCGGCATCGTAGGGGCGGCTGGCACCGGCATTCAGCAGGTTTCCGTGCTGATCGACCGCCTCGAGGCCGGGATATCGCAGGCGGTCGGTACCGGCGGGCGGGACGTTTCGGCGCGAGTCGGGGGCATCGCCATGCTTCAGGGCCTGGCCGCCCTGGAAGCAGACGAAGGCACGCGTGTGATCGTGCTCGTGGCCAAACCGCCTGCTCCCGAAACTGCCGAAGCAGTGCTCGCTGCTGTAGCCAATTGTGAGAAGCCGGTGGTGGTAGTGTTCCTCGGCGGTAACCGGGAGGCAATACGGCGCGCGGGCGGGTACGCTGCAGACACCCTGGAGGAAGCCGCGGTGATGGCTGTGGCCCTCGATCGGGGAGAGAGTGCGTTCGAGGCGGTACGTGATGCGGGGGTCGAGCTAACCTCGGTTGCTCGGCAAGAGGTCGACCGGATGGCGCCCGGGCAGAAATTCCTGCGCGGCCTGTATTCCGGAGGCACGCTTTGCGATGAGGCTATGCTGCTCCTTCGGGAGAGGGTTGGCCCCGTTTATTCGAACACGCCCCTCGAACCAGGCTGGCGGCTTCGCGATTCGTGGGTGAGCACGGGGGACACGGTCGTGGACTTGGGGGATGACGAGTTCACGCGCGGAAGGCCCCACCCCATGATCGATCCTGCGTTGCGCCTGCAAAGGCTTGAGCGCGAGGCAAGTGACCCCGAGGTGGCCGTTGTCTTGCTGGATGTGGTGCTGGGATACGGGGCGCACCCGGACCCGGGCTCGGTGCTCGCCGAAGGTGTGGTCCGGGCGAAGGAGCTGGCTGCTTCCCAGGGGCGGTACCTCAGCGTCGTCGCCTCTGTGTGCGGAACGCGTGGTGATCCGCAGGATCTGGACAGGCAGGAGGCGGTGCTGCGTGCGGCGGGGGTGGTGTTGCAGCCGAGCAATGCCCGTGCGGCCCGCCTGGCGGGCCTGATAGCCAGCATGGCACGGGCACGCAGTTAG
- a CDS encoding DUF1116 domain-containing protein, with translation MSPVVDLFRRELRVINIGLREFADTLREVGAQHVHVDWRPPAGGKPELIAALSELEERFDAVESANREAFERICGSQPVWIDVARADEVVPGMRRNVVLHAGPPLRWEEACGPVRGAVIGALLYEGLAGSPAEAERLVQSGEVQLSPCHHHGAVGPMAGVVSASMPVVVVENRAYGNRAFATLNEGLGRVLRFGAYSEEVISRLRWMRDVLAPALRDVVRASGGIDLKQIIARALHMGDECHNRNAAATSLLVRGLLPHFGNAGVSGAVVAEVGEFLSRNDHFFLNLSMAACKATMDAAHGMPNCTLVTAMARNGTRFGIRVSGTGDRWFTAAAPRVNGLYFVGFTAEDANPDLGDSSITETAGLGGFAMAAAPAIVQFVGGTPEDAVALTREMGEICFGRNQTFTIPVLGFVGTPAGIDVRKVVETGITPVINTGIAHREAGMGQVGAGLTRAPMECFEEALQALAGL, from the coding sequence ATGTCTCCAGTGGTGGATCTGTTTCGCCGGGAACTGAGAGTAATCAACATCGGACTCAGGGAGTTCGCTGATACCCTGCGAGAAGTCGGAGCGCAGCACGTACACGTGGACTGGCGTCCTCCCGCCGGGGGCAAACCGGAGCTGATCGCTGCCCTATCAGAGTTGGAAGAGCGGTTCGATGCGGTGGAATCCGCGAACAGAGAGGCCTTCGAGCGCATTTGCGGCTCCCAACCCGTTTGGATCGACGTGGCCAGGGCGGATGAAGTTGTTCCGGGGATGAGGCGGAACGTGGTCCTCCACGCCGGCCCCCCGCTCCGGTGGGAGGAGGCGTGCGGGCCGGTCAGGGGTGCCGTCATAGGGGCTTTGCTGTACGAGGGCCTGGCTGGTTCGCCCGCCGAGGCGGAGCGCCTGGTCCAAAGTGGAGAGGTGCAGCTGTCACCGTGCCACCATCACGGCGCGGTTGGCCCCATGGCTGGGGTCGTGTCCGCCTCCATGCCGGTGGTTGTGGTCGAGAACCGGGCATACGGTAACCGCGCATTCGCCACTCTGAACGAAGGCCTGGGCAGGGTACTGCGCTTCGGCGCGTATTCCGAGGAGGTCATCAGCCGCCTGCGGTGGATGAGGGACGTGTTGGCGCCTGCCTTGAGGGACGTGGTCCGGGCCAGCGGGGGCATCGACCTGAAACAGATCATCGCCAGGGCGTTGCACATGGGAGACGAGTGCCACAACCGGAACGCGGCGGCCACTTCCCTGCTGGTGCGGGGGTTGTTGCCGCACTTCGGTAACGCGGGTGTCAGTGGTGCCGTGGTCGCTGAGGTGGGGGAGTTCCTGAGCCGGAACGACCACTTCTTCTTGAACCTCTCCATGGCTGCGTGCAAGGCCACCATGGACGCAGCCCACGGGATGCCGAACTGCACGCTCGTGACGGCCATGGCGCGGAACGGTACCCGGTTCGGCATTCGTGTTAGCGGCACGGGGGATCGGTGGTTCACTGCGGCCGCCCCCCGTGTAAACGGGCTCTACTTCGTGGGGTTCACGGCGGAAGATGCCAACCCCGACCTGGGGGACAGCAGCATAACGGAGACGGCGGGTCTGGGGGGATTCGCGATGGCGGCGGCTCCGGCCATTGTTCAGTTCGTGGGCGGGACGCCGGAGGATGCCGTGGCCCTGACGCGCGAGATGGGGGAGATTTGCTTCGGGCGCAACCAGACGTTCACCATACCCGTGCTGGGCTTCGTGGGAACGCCTGCGGGGATAGACGTGAGAAAGGTGGTGGAAACGGGGATCACTCCGGTCATCAACACGGGGATCGCTCACAGGGAAGCGGGGATGGGGCAGGTGGGTGCCGGGCTGACCCGGGCGCCTATGGAGTGCTTTGAAGAGGCTTTGCAGGCACTGGCGGGGTTGTGA